The proteins below come from a single Miscanthus floridulus cultivar M001 chromosome 1, ASM1932011v1, whole genome shotgun sequence genomic window:
- the LOC136498178 gene encoding 5-pentadecatrienyl resorcinol O-methyltransferase-like — protein MALVEESSQDSLQVYVELWHQSLCYTKSMALAVALDLRIPDAIHHHGGGATLPQILAETALHPNKLRALRSVMRALTVFGTFSVQQPPTSGDDPTVDASGEAVYRLTAASRFLVSDEVSSATLASFLSLALHPIAVAPHTLGMCAWLRQEQNEPSPYALAFRQTTATIWQHADDVNALLHKGMVQDSRFLMPIVLRECGEVFHGIDSLVDVAGGHGGATAIIAAAFPHLKCSVLDLPHVVAGAPSDGNVQFVAGNMFESIPPATAVFLKTTLHDWSDDDCVKILKKCKQAISPRDAGGKVLILDMVVGYGEPNIKHLETQVMFDLYIMSVNGAERDEQEWKKIFNEAGFKDYKILPVVGTPLSVIEVYP, from the exons ATGGCACTCGTCGAGGAGAGCAGCCAGGACTCGCTCCAAGTTTACGTCGAGCTCTGGCACCAGTCCCTGTGCTACACCAAATCGATGGCGCTCGCCGTGGCGCTGGACCTCCGCATCCCCGACGCCATCCACCaccacggcggcggcgccaccCTCCCCCAGATCCTCGCTGAGACTGCGCTCCACCCAAATAAGCTTCGCGCCCTACGCAGCGTCATGCGCGCGCTCACCGTCTTCGGCACCTTCAGCGTCCAGCAACCACCAACCAGCGGTGATGATCCAACCGTCGACGCGTCGGGCGAAGCTGTCTACAGGCTGACGGCAGCCTCCCGCTTCCTCGTCAGCGACGAGGTGAGCTCGGCGACCTTGGCTTCCTTCCTGAGCCTGGCGCTCCACCCTATCGCTGTCGCCCCGCACACCCTGGGCATGTGCGCGTGGCTCCGGCAGGAGCAGAACGAGCCGTCCCCTTATGCCCTGGCGTTCCGccagacaaccgcgacaatctgGCAACACGCTGACGACGTAAACGCCTTACTGCACAAAGGCATGGTCCAGGACAGCCGCTTCCTGATGCCAATCGTGCTCAGGGAGTGCGGCGAGGTGTTTCATGGGATCGACTCGTTGGTCGACGTCGCCGGTGGGCATGGTGGCGCCACCgccatcatcgccgctgccttcCCGCACCTCAAGTGCAGCGTGCTTGACCTCCCGCACGTTGTCGCTGGTGCTCCATCTGATGGCAACGTGCAGTTTGTCGCAGGCAATATGTTTGAGAGTATTCCACCTGCAACCGCTGTTTTCCTCAAG ACAACTTTACATGACTGGAGTGACGATGACTGTGTCAAGATATTGAAGAAATGCAAGCAAGCCATATCTCCACGGGATGCAGGAGGGAAGGTACTAATCCTGGACATGGTAGTTGGATATGGGGAGCCAAACATAAAGCATCTAGAGACACAAGTTATGTTTGATTTGTATATTATGTCGGTTAATGGAGCTGAGCGCGACGAGCAAGAGTGGAAGAAGATTTTCAATGAAGCTGGATTCAAAGACTACAAAATCCTGCCCGTTGTTGGCACTCCTCTATCGGTCATCGAGGTCTACCCATGA
- the LOC136465658 gene encoding uncharacterized protein has translation MDGGSGLNIMYAETLNAMGIDRSCIRSTGSPFHDIVPGKQAMPLGQIDLPVTFGNLTNYRTETLTFEVVRFHRTYHAILGRTSYAKFMTVPNYTYLKLKMPGLCGVITISTSFQCTYECEVECCEYAVTIVASKELAAIREEVIEEAPDPSGRPGLLSL, from the coding sequence atggatggaggcagcggcctcaacatcatgtacgctgaaacgctcaatgccatgggcatcgaccgatcatgCATCCGATCGACCGGGTCGCCCTTCCACGACAtcgtgcctggaaagcaggccatgccacttgggcagatcgatctacctgtCACCTTCGGGAATTTGACCAATTATCggacggagacccttaccttcgaggtggtcaggttccacaggacctaccacgccatcctgggacgaacaagctacgcgaagttcatgaccgtccctaactacacctatctgaagttaaAGATGCCAGGTctatgcggggtcatcaccatcagcacctccttccaatgcacctacgagtgcgaggtcgagtgctgcgaataCGCCGTgacaattgtcgcctccaaagagcttgcggccatcagggaggaggtcatcgaagaagcgcccgacccaAGCGGTCggccgggtcttttgagcctatag